A window from Salmo trutta chromosome 29, fSalTru1.1, whole genome shotgun sequence encodes these proteins:
- the LOC115166871 gene encoding major histocompatibility complex class I-related gene protein-like, whose product MRGYTIKIMGKLSVFLFVFSFYTIVSPGSGSHSLWALATYIVGETPFPEFTVVVMLDDVQVAYYDSNDKQSVYRGQHITKTKDDEAQDGAHVFGVIYQSMKDRSFELKHHFNLTEGVQVQQKITGCEMLNNGESALIMFKDVFNAIYTDRTLYYNMTHFTYDAGKLLLGWDGIRQAYERTLYENVYLPICIKSLKRLLKREKNIVMRKVPPRLRFIKKEVSGGFQVSCLAFGFYPRHINLTLLRDGQPVAEQELTGGEVLPSGDGTYQLRKSLEVSTEELKKRHNYTCTASHLSLDNKLDVSWESGAERVHLSTLSVLLMMLLILILLGIFICVKRRWSNTASQSKLANVDAKVSEEINLSSDSET is encoded by the exons ATGCGAGGCTACACTATCAAAATCATGGGCAAACTGTCtgtctttttgtttgttttttcattttACACCATTGTCAGCCCAG GTTCAGGATCACATTCTCTGTGGGCACTTGCAACATACATCGTCGGAGAGACGCCTTTCCCTGAGTTTACGGTTGTGGTGATGTTGGATGATGTTCAAGTGGCTTACTATGACTCCAACGATAAACAGTCTGTCTACAGGGGACAACATATCACAAAAACCAAGGACGATGAAGCTCAGGACGGAGCTCATGTATTTGGAGTAATATACCAGAGCATGAAAGACAGATCATTTGAACTAAAGCACCACTTTAATCTCACGGAAGGTGTTCAAGTTCAGCAAAAAATAACTGGCTGTGAGATGTTGAACAATGGTGAATCAGCCCTGATCATGTTTAAGGATGTTTTCAATGCCATTTATACAGATCGAACATTATATTACAACATGACACATTTTACGTACGATGCTGGGAAACTACTACTAGGATGGGATGGGATAAGGCAAGCATATGAAAGAACACTTTATGAGAATGTTTACCTTCCTATTTGTATAAAATCACTGAAGAGACTCctgaagagagagaagaacattGTGATGCGTAAAGTTCCTCCCAGACTCAGGTTTATAAAGAAAGAGGTTTCTGGAGGGTTTCAGGTGAGCTGCCTGGCGTTTGGTTTCTACCCCCGCCACATCAACCTGACCCTGCTGAGAGACGGCCAGCCAGTGGCAGAacaggagctgacaggggggGAGGTGCTGCCTAGTGGAGATGGGACCTACCAGCTGAGGAAGAGTCTGGAGGTCAGTACTGAGGAGCTAAAGAAGAGACACAACTACACCTGTACTGCCTCTCACCTCAGTCTGGACAACAAGCTGGATGTCAGTTGGGAGTCTGGGGCAGAGAGAGTTCACCTGTCCACCCTCTCAGTTCTACTGATGATGCTGCTGATTCTTATTCTATTGGGCATTTTCATTTGTGTCAAAAGGAGGTGGAGTAACACTGCCTCCCAGTCTAAACTTGCCAACGTTGATGCAAAAGTGTCAGAGGAAATTAACCTTTCTTCAGATTCTGAGACCTAA